A single genomic interval of Paralichthys olivaceus isolate ysfri-2021 chromosome 7, ASM2471397v2, whole genome shotgun sequence harbors:
- the coq9 gene encoding ubiquinone biosynthesis protein COQ9, mitochondrial isoform X3 produces MATLLRALRAGRALRGLGGALAAPPATNPQCSSLRRGFQCSMLRLQDESKSDRPPDSSSTTYHEHYQAHSTEQDTTTASHGASAAEPEAEDAPRPNTSYQDQSGEQGEEYETEEQLQARILTAALEFVPQHGWSMEAIASGAETLGLSSASTGMFHNGSGDLVLHFIAQCNSQLTEILAEQHKQVQLGQAEPKKTADFLRDAVETRLRMHIPYIETWPQAMSILLLPHNIPDSLKHLSTLVDDIWYYAGDRSTDMNWYTKRAALTGIYNTTELVMLQDSSADFEDTWNFLDNRIQDVVNMASTAKQVQSTGEAVVQGLMGAAVTLKNLTGMNQRR; encoded by the exons ATGGCGACCCTGCTGAGAGCCCTGCGGGCTGGAAGGGCACTGCGGGGGCTGGGAGGCG CGTTGGCTGCACCTCCAGCAACAAACCCCCAGTGCAGCAGCCTGAGACGAGGCTTCCAGTGCTCAATGCTGAGGCTTCAGGATGAATCCAAATCTGACAGACCCCCAGACTCCTCATCCACAACCTACCATGAGCACTACCAGGCTCACTCAACCGAACAGGACACAACAACAGCTTCACACGGAGCTTCTGCAGCTGAGCCAGAAGCAGAGGACGCTCCCAGGCCAAACACCAG ttaCCAGGACCAGAGCGGAGAGCAGGGTGAAGAGTACGAAACAGAGGAGCAGCTTCAAGCTCGAATCCTGACCGCTGCTCTGGAGTTCGTCCCGCAGCACGGCTGGTCGATGGAAGCCATTGCATCTGGTGCTGAG ACACTTGGCCTGTCCTCAGCCTCCACTGGTATGTTCCACAACGGATCTGGAGACTTGGTTCTACATTTCATCGCCCAATGCAACTCACAGCTGACAGAGATCCTGGCTGAACAACACAAGCAGGTCCAGCTTGGCCAGGCCGA ACCAAAGAAGACTGCTGACTTTCTGAGAGATGCTGTGGAGACCAGACTGAGGATGCACATCCCCTACATTGAAACATGGCCACAG gCGATGAGTATCCTGCTCCTCCCTCACAACATCCCAGACAGTCTGAAGCACCTCTCCACCCTGGTAGACGACATCTGGTACTATGCCGGAGACCGATCCACAGAT ATGAACTGGTACACCAAACGGGCAGCGCTGACAGGCATCTACAACACCACAGAGCTAGTGATGCTCCAGGATTCCTCTGCAGACTTTGAGGACACCTGGAACTTCCTGGACAACCGCATCCAGGATGTAGTGAACATGGCCAGCACTGCCAAACAG GTGCAGTCGACTGGGGAAGCAGTTGTGCAGGGGCTAATGGGAGCTGCTGTGACC CTGAAGAACCTGACAGGAATGAACCAGAGGCGATGA
- the coq9 gene encoding ubiquinone biosynthesis protein COQ9, mitochondrial isoform X1, with the protein MATLLRALRAGRALRGLGGALAAPPATNPQCSSLRRGFQCSMLRLQDESKSDRPPDSSSTTYHEHYQAHSTEQDTTTASHGASAAEPEAEDAPRPNTSYQDQSGEQGEEYETEEQLQARILTAALEFVPQHGWSMEAIASGAETLGLSSASTGMFHNGSGDLVLHFIAQCNSQLTEILAEQHKQVQLGQAEPKKTADFLRDAVETRLRMHIPYIETWPQAMSILLLPHNIPDSLKHLSTLVDDIWYYAGDRSTDVSGSHHPRSPPSSAHTFLSPFHHHPHNIRPATLQMNWYTKRAALTGIYNTTELVMLQDSSADFEDTWNFLDNRIQDVVNMASTAKQVQSTGEAVVQGLMGAAVTLKNLTGMNQRR; encoded by the exons ATGGCGACCCTGCTGAGAGCCCTGCGGGCTGGAAGGGCACTGCGGGGGCTGGGAGGCG CGTTGGCTGCACCTCCAGCAACAAACCCCCAGTGCAGCAGCCTGAGACGAGGCTTCCAGTGCTCAATGCTGAGGCTTCAGGATGAATCCAAATCTGACAGACCCCCAGACTCCTCATCCACAACCTACCATGAGCACTACCAGGCTCACTCAACCGAACAGGACACAACAACAGCTTCACACGGAGCTTCTGCAGCTGAGCCAGAAGCAGAGGACGCTCCCAGGCCAAACACCAG ttaCCAGGACCAGAGCGGAGAGCAGGGTGAAGAGTACGAAACAGAGGAGCAGCTTCAAGCTCGAATCCTGACCGCTGCTCTGGAGTTCGTCCCGCAGCACGGCTGGTCGATGGAAGCCATTGCATCTGGTGCTGAG ACACTTGGCCTGTCCTCAGCCTCCACTGGTATGTTCCACAACGGATCTGGAGACTTGGTTCTACATTTCATCGCCCAATGCAACTCACAGCTGACAGAGATCCTGGCTGAACAACACAAGCAGGTCCAGCTTGGCCAGGCCGA ACCAAAGAAGACTGCTGACTTTCTGAGAGATGCTGTGGAGACCAGACTGAGGATGCACATCCCCTACATTGAAACATGGCCACAG gCGATGAGTATCCTGCTCCTCCCTCACAACATCCCAGACAGTCTGAAGCACCTCTCCACCCTGGTAGACGACATCTGGTACTATGCCGGAGACCGATCCACAGATGTGAGTGGATCCCATCACCCTCGATCCCCTCCTTCTTCTGCTCATACCTTCCTGTCCCCCTTTCATCACCACCCCCACAATATCCGGCCTGCCACTCTCCAG ATGAACTGGTACACCAAACGGGCAGCGCTGACAGGCATCTACAACACCACAGAGCTAGTGATGCTCCAGGATTCCTCTGCAGACTTTGAGGACACCTGGAACTTCCTGGACAACCGCATCCAGGATGTAGTGAACATGGCCAGCACTGCCAAACAG GTGCAGTCGACTGGGGAAGCAGTTGTGCAGGGGCTAATGGGAGCTGCTGTGACC CTGAAGAACCTGACAGGAATGAACCAGAGGCGATGA
- the coq9 gene encoding ubiquinone biosynthesis protein COQ9, mitochondrial isoform X2 — protein MSLVTEALAAPPATNPQCSSLRRGFQCSMLRLQDESKSDRPPDSSSTTYHEHYQAHSTEQDTTTASHGASAAEPEAEDAPRPNTSYQDQSGEQGEEYETEEQLQARILTAALEFVPQHGWSMEAIASGAETLGLSSASTGMFHNGSGDLVLHFIAQCNSQLTEILAEQHKQVQLGQAEPKKTADFLRDAVETRLRMHIPYIETWPQAMSILLLPHNIPDSLKHLSTLVDDIWYYAGDRSTDVSGSHHPRSPPSSAHTFLSPFHHHPHNIRPATLQMNWYTKRAALTGIYNTTELVMLQDSSADFEDTWNFLDNRIQDVVNMASTAKQVQSTGEAVVQGLMGAAVTLKNLTGMNQRR, from the exons ATGTCACTTGTGACAGAAG CGTTGGCTGCACCTCCAGCAACAAACCCCCAGTGCAGCAGCCTGAGACGAGGCTTCCAGTGCTCAATGCTGAGGCTTCAGGATGAATCCAAATCTGACAGACCCCCAGACTCCTCATCCACAACCTACCATGAGCACTACCAGGCTCACTCAACCGAACAGGACACAACAACAGCTTCACACGGAGCTTCTGCAGCTGAGCCAGAAGCAGAGGACGCTCCCAGGCCAAACACCAG ttaCCAGGACCAGAGCGGAGAGCAGGGTGAAGAGTACGAAACAGAGGAGCAGCTTCAAGCTCGAATCCTGACCGCTGCTCTGGAGTTCGTCCCGCAGCACGGCTGGTCGATGGAAGCCATTGCATCTGGTGCTGAG ACACTTGGCCTGTCCTCAGCCTCCACTGGTATGTTCCACAACGGATCTGGAGACTTGGTTCTACATTTCATCGCCCAATGCAACTCACAGCTGACAGAGATCCTGGCTGAACAACACAAGCAGGTCCAGCTTGGCCAGGCCGA ACCAAAGAAGACTGCTGACTTTCTGAGAGATGCTGTGGAGACCAGACTGAGGATGCACATCCCCTACATTGAAACATGGCCACAG gCGATGAGTATCCTGCTCCTCCCTCACAACATCCCAGACAGTCTGAAGCACCTCTCCACCCTGGTAGACGACATCTGGTACTATGCCGGAGACCGATCCACAGATGTGAGTGGATCCCATCACCCTCGATCCCCTCCTTCTTCTGCTCATACCTTCCTGTCCCCCTTTCATCACCACCCCCACAATATCCGGCCTGCCACTCTCCAG ATGAACTGGTACACCAAACGGGCAGCGCTGACAGGCATCTACAACACCACAGAGCTAGTGATGCTCCAGGATTCCTCTGCAGACTTTGAGGACACCTGGAACTTCCTGGACAACCGCATCCAGGATGTAGTGAACATGGCCAGCACTGCCAAACAG GTGCAGTCGACTGGGGAAGCAGTTGTGCAGGGGCTAATGGGAGCTGCTGTGACC CTGAAGAACCTGACAGGAATGAACCAGAGGCGATGA